In Anseongella ginsenosidimutans, one genomic interval encodes:
- a CDS encoding RNA-binding domain-containing protein, whose amino-acid sequence MPETNRIEYKRELSTDVDIEKEVIAFLNYHEGGAIYIGISEAGRIIGVEDADGDMLKIKDRVKNNLAPSAMGLFDVVTEEREGKNVIKIIVASGREKPYFKKKFGMTEKGCYIRVGTAAEPMPQPIIEKLFATRTRDSIGKIRSNRQDLTFEQLRIYYEEKSKPLNKQFKKNLELLTEEGTLNYAAYLLADENNVSIKVAKYKGVNRIDLIENNEYGYCSLIKATKSVLDKIELENRTATQITSKERIDRRLWNPVALREAVINSIVHNDFTREVPPKFEIFSDRIEITSAGSLPEGLSEEEFFEGVSIPRNRELMRVYRDLELVEQLGSGVPRILGSYGKECFRFMENFIRMTFPASKEVTPQVTPK is encoded by the coding sequence GTGCCAGAGACTAACCGCATAGAATATAAACGAGAACTCAGTACCGATGTGGATATTGAAAAGGAGGTCATTGCCTTTTTGAATTATCACGAAGGAGGTGCTATCTATATTGGCATTAGTGAGGCCGGCAGGATAATTGGGGTCGAGGATGCCGACGGCGATATGTTAAAAATCAAAGATCGGGTCAAAAACAACCTTGCTCCGTCTGCGATGGGTTTGTTTGATGTGGTGACAGAAGAACGTGAGGGCAAGAACGTTATAAAAATCATTGTAGCCAGTGGCCGCGAGAAACCATATTTCAAAAAGAAATTCGGGATGACTGAAAAGGGCTGTTACATCCGAGTGGGGACAGCCGCAGAGCCCATGCCGCAGCCGATAATCGAAAAATTATTTGCCACCCGTACCCGCGATTCCATTGGCAAGATCCGATCGAACCGTCAGGATTTAACTTTTGAACAGCTTCGAATCTATTATGAGGAAAAGAGCAAGCCACTCAACAAGCAGTTCAAAAAGAACCTGGAATTACTCACAGAAGAAGGTACCCTCAATTACGCAGCGTATTTGCTGGCCGATGAAAACAATGTTTCCATCAAAGTGGCAAAATATAAGGGTGTGAACCGGATTGATTTGATTGAGAACAATGAGTACGGTTATTGTTCGCTGATCAAAGCAACCAAAAGCGTATTAGACAAGATTGAACTGGAGAATCGTACGGCAACACAGATCACGTCCAAAGAACGAATAGACCGGAGGCTATGGAATCCGGTAGCGCTCCGCGAAGCCGTTATCAATTCGATCGTACATAATGATTTTACCCGTGAGGTGCCACCCAAATTCGAAATCTTTTCAGACCGTATAGAAATTACCTCAGCGGGTTCATTGCCGGAGGGGTTGAGTGAAGAAGAATTCTTTGAAGGCGTTTCCATTCCCCGTAATAGGGAATTAATGCGTGTTTACAGGGATTTGGAGCTGGTGGAGCAGCTTGGATCGGGTGTGCCACGTATTTTGGGAAGCTATGGAAAGGAATGCTTCCGGTTTATGGAGAACTTTATCCGGATGACGTTCCCTGCTTCGAAAGAAGTAACCCCCCAAGTAACCCCCAAGTAA